The proteins below come from a single Mycolicibacterium sp. TY81 genomic window:
- a CDS encoding arabinosyltransferase domain-containing protein codes for MTGTGMNAQQVKVTRWVAIVAGLIGFVLSALTPLLPVVQTTAQLNWPQQGQFGNVTAPLISQTPVTMTATIPCDVLRTLPPSGGLVFGTVPKDGKQAALNGLLVNVSSSRVDITDRNVVIASVPRLKAIGNPGCSRIEIISDKNGTFATFVGLTGTDGKELRTGFADPNLRPTVVGIFTDLKGAAPQGLSVSATIDTRFINRPTIIKYTAMFGGIAATIVALLALWRLDRLDGRRMQRLIPSRWRTFNIVDGVVIGGFLLWHVLGAGSSDDGYILGMARVAPHAQYMINYFRWFGSPEDPFGWYYNVLALMTHVSDASIWIRLPDLICALICWLLLSREVLPRLGPAVVGSKAAMWAAGLVLMAAWMPFDNGLRPEGQIATGALITYVLIERAIGTSRLTPAALAIISAAFTLGIQPTGLIAVAALLAGGRPILRILVKRRREVGTWPLVLPLLAAGFVVLTVVFVNQTAAGVLEATRIRTAIGPSQAWYTENLRYYYLFLPTVDGSMTRRFGFLLAALSLFTSMFMILRRKRVPGIARGPVWRLMGIIFATMFCLMFTPTKWVHHFGLFAAVGAAMAAVATVLVSRSVLKSARNRMAVTSAVLFLLALVSATTNGWWYVSSYGVPFNNDMVAVGGIKLSTIFLVLFVITAVWAFWLHFNSDRPEGRLTRLVTAAPIPLAAAFMVVVCVASMAIGAVREYPTYSNLASNLRALKGGCGLADNVLVEPDSNAGFLTPQPGEYGPLGALGGVGPVGFTPNGVPDRIVAEAIRQDFPMPGTDADWDAATKLKTPGINGSTVPLPYGLDPARVPVAGTYITGPHSQAKLTSAWYGLPAADAAHPLVVVTAAGTITGYSSLKGRTEGQTVELEYGRTGPDGHPVAGGRVAPYDIGPTPSWRNLRFDRREIPADATYVRVVAVNLSLNEGDWIAVTPPRVPELKTVEQFIGKTQPVLMDWAVGLAFPCQQPMLVRNGVTEVPKFRITPDYTAKKQDTDTWQDGINGGLLGITDVLLKAHVMSTYLSDDWGRDWGSLRQFTTVVDATTAELDLGTAVHSGLWSPGKMRIKP; via the coding sequence ATGACCGGGACGGGAATGAACGCACAGCAAGTCAAGGTCACCCGCTGGGTGGCCATCGTCGCGGGCCTGATCGGCTTCGTGCTGTCGGCACTGACGCCGCTGCTGCCGGTGGTGCAGACGACAGCGCAGCTGAACTGGCCGCAACAGGGCCAGTTCGGCAACGTGACGGCGCCGCTGATCTCGCAGACGCCGGTGACGATGACGGCGACCATCCCGTGCGACGTGCTGCGGACGCTGCCGCCCTCGGGCGGGCTGGTGTTCGGCACGGTACCCAAGGACGGCAAGCAGGCCGCACTGAACGGCCTGCTGGTCAACGTGTCCAGCAGCCGCGTCGACATCACCGACCGCAACGTGGTGATCGCCAGCGTGCCGCGACTGAAAGCCATTGGTAATCCCGGTTGTTCGCGCATCGAGATCATCTCCGACAAGAACGGCACCTTCGCGACGTTCGTCGGGCTGACCGGCACCGACGGCAAGGAACTGCGCACCGGGTTCGCCGACCCGAACCTGCGGCCCACCGTCGTCGGCATCTTCACCGACCTCAAGGGCGCTGCTCCGCAGGGACTTTCGGTGTCCGCCACCATCGACACCCGGTTCATCAACCGGCCGACCATCATCAAGTACACCGCCATGTTCGGCGGCATCGCGGCGACCATCGTTGCGCTGCTGGCACTTTGGCGGCTGGACCGCCTCGACGGACGTCGCATGCAGCGCCTCATCCCGAGCCGCTGGCGGACCTTCAACATCGTCGACGGCGTCGTGATCGGCGGGTTCCTGCTGTGGCATGTGCTGGGCGCCGGGTCATCTGACGACGGCTACATCCTGGGCATGGCGCGCGTCGCGCCGCATGCGCAGTACATGATCAACTACTTCCGCTGGTTCGGTAGCCCCGAGGATCCGTTCGGCTGGTACTACAACGTGCTGGCCCTGATGACGCACGTCAGCGACGCCAGCATCTGGATCCGCCTGCCGGACTTGATCTGTGCGCTGATCTGCTGGCTATTGCTGTCCCGCGAGGTGCTCCCCCGCCTCGGACCCGCAGTCGTGGGCAGCAAGGCCGCCATGTGGGCCGCGGGCCTGGTCCTGATGGCCGCGTGGATGCCGTTCGACAACGGCCTGCGCCCCGAAGGCCAGATCGCCACTGGCGCCCTGATCACCTACGTCCTGATCGAACGTGCCATCGGCACCAGCCGGCTGACCCCGGCGGCGCTCGCCATCATCAGTGCGGCGTTCACCCTCGGGATCCAGCCGACCGGCCTGATCGCCGTGGCGGCGCTGCTCGCCGGTGGCCGACCGATTCTGCGCATCCTGGTGAAGCGGCGCCGCGAGGTCGGCACCTGGCCGCTGGTGCTCCCACTGCTGGCCGCCGGTTTCGTCGTCCTCACCGTGGTGTTCGTCAACCAGACCGCGGCAGGCGTGTTGGAGGCCACCAGGATTCGCACCGCGATCGGCCCGAGCCAGGCGTGGTACACCGAGAACCTTCGGTACTACTACCTGTTCCTGCCGACGGTCGACGGCTCGATGACCCGGCGCTTCGGCTTCCTGTTGGCCGCGCTGAGCCTGTTCACGTCGATGTTCATGATCCTGCGGCGCAAGCGGGTTCCCGGTATCGCCCGCGGACCGGTGTGGCGCCTGATGGGCATCATCTTCGCCACCATGTTCTGCCTGATGTTCACCCCGACCAAGTGGGTGCACCACTTCGGCCTGTTCGCGGCCGTGGGCGCCGCGATGGCCGCGGTGGCCACCGTGCTGGTGTCGCGGTCGGTACTGAAGTCGGCGCGCAACCGCATGGCCGTCACCTCGGCGGTGCTGTTCCTGCTGGCGCTGGTTTCGGCCACCACCAACGGCTGGTGGTACGTGTCCAGTTACGGTGTGCCGTTCAACAACGACATGGTCGCTGTCGGCGGAATCAAGCTCAGCACAATCTTTTTGGTGCTGTTCGTGATCACCGCGGTGTGGGCGTTCTGGCTGCACTTCAACAGCGACCGTCCCGAAGGCCGCCTCACCCGGCTGGTCACGGCGGCCCCGATTCCCCTGGCCGCCGCGTTCATGGTGGTGGTGTGCGTGGCATCGATGGCGATCGGCGCGGTGCGCGAGTACCCGACGTACTCGAACCTGGCGAGCAATCTGCGGGCGCTCAAGGGTGGCTGCGGACTGGCCGACAACGTGCTGGTCGAGCCGGATTCGAACGCCGGCTTCCTGACGCCGCAGCCCGGTGAGTACGGGCCGCTCGGCGCGCTGGGCGGCGTGGGCCCCGTCGGCTTCACCCCCAATGGCGTGCCGGATCGTATTGTCGCCGAGGCAATTCGGCAGGACTTCCCGATGCCGGGCACCGACGCCGACTGGGACGCCGCGACGAAGCTCAAGACACCGGGTATCAACGGATCGACGGTGCCGCTGCCCTACGGCTTGGACCCCGCGCGGGTGCCGGTCGCCGGCACGTACATCACCGGCCCGCACTCGCAGGCCAAGCTGACGTCGGCCTGGTACGGCCTGCCGGCCGCCGACGCCGCGCATCCGCTCGTGGTCGTCACGGCCGCCGGCACCATCACCGGCTACAGCTCGCTCAAGGGCCGCACCGAGGGTCAGACCGTCGAGCTGGAGTACGGCCGCACCGGCCCCGACGGGCACCCCGTCGCCGGCGGACGCGTCGCGCCCTACGACATCGGCCCCACGCCGTCGTGGCGCAACCTGCGCTTCGACCGTCGCGAGATTCCGGCCGACGCCACCTACGTCCGCGTTGTGGCGGTGAACCTTTCGCTCAACGAGGGCGACTGGATCGCCGTCACCCCGCCGCGCGTGCCCGAGCTCAAGACCGTCGAGCAGTTCATCGGCAAGACCCAGCCGGTGCTGATGGACTGGGCTGTCGGCCTGGCGTTCCCGTGTCAGCAGCCGATGCTGGTGCGCAACGGCGTGACCGAGGTGCCGAAGTTCCGCATCACACCGGACTACACCGCCAAGAAGCAGGACACCGACACCTGGCAGGACGGCATCAACGGCGGCCTGCTGGGCATCACCGACGTGCTGCTGAAGGCCCACGTGATGTCGACGTACCTGTCCGACGACTGGGGCCGGGACTGGGGCTCGCTGCGTCAGTTCACGACCGTCGTCGACGCGACGACGGCCGAGCTGGACCTGGGCACCGCGGTCCACAGCGGGCTGTGGTCACCGGGGAAGATGCGGATCAAGCCCTAG
- a CDS encoding DeoR/GlpR family DNA-binding transcription regulator, with amino-acid sequence MASTGPASRDAAGALYADQRKQQLLEMLRRDGRIDAARTALELGVTGETIRKDLILLERQGLLRRVHGGAVRVDYLPYEPAVETRTEFLAEKARIAKAALAHLPERGSVLIDAGSTTAQLVEQFPGDRELTVYTNSLTQALTLLNRPLLTVYTLGGRVRSKTFAEVDDWAARALAEINVDVAFLGANGISIDRGLTTPAPSEAAVKRRMLACAHRRILLADHSKFGAVSGAQYGRLEDIQLLITDTGVDSRQLSELSAAGVTVEQA; translated from the coding sequence GTGGCATCCACAGGACCCGCCTCCCGCGATGCTGCGGGCGCTCTCTACGCCGACCAGCGCAAACAGCAGCTACTCGAGATGCTTCGCCGCGATGGTCGAATCGACGCCGCCCGGACGGCGTTGGAGCTCGGCGTGACGGGCGAGACCATCCGCAAGGACCTCATCCTGCTGGAGCGCCAGGGCCTGTTGCGGCGGGTGCACGGTGGCGCGGTACGCGTCGACTACCTCCCCTACGAACCTGCCGTCGAGACCCGGACCGAGTTCCTCGCCGAGAAGGCCCGCATCGCCAAGGCCGCGCTCGCACATCTTCCGGAACGTGGATCGGTTCTGATCGACGCCGGGTCCACCACCGCGCAGCTGGTCGAGCAGTTTCCCGGCGACCGCGAACTCACCGTGTACACCAACTCGTTGACGCAGGCACTGACCCTGCTCAACCGGCCACTGCTGACGGTCTACACATTGGGCGGCCGGGTCCGGTCGAAGACCTTTGCCGAGGTGGACGATTGGGCGGCCCGCGCGCTCGCCGAGATCAACGTCGACGTCGCCTTCCTGGGCGCCAACGGCATCAGCATCGACCGCGGGCTCACCACCCCCGCCCCGTCTGAAGCCGCCGTGAAACGACGCATGCTCGCGTGCGCACACCGCCGCATCCTGCTCGCCGACCACAGCAAGTTCGGGGCCGTCAGCGGCGCCCAGTACGGCCGGCTGGAAGACATCCAGCTGCTGATCACCGACACCGGCGTCGACAGCCGGCAACTCTCCGAGCTTTCCGCCGCCGGCGTGACCGTGGAGCAGGCGTGA
- the glgC gene encoding glucose-1-phosphate adenylyltransferase, with protein MADPKILGLVLAGGEGKRLSPLTLDRAKPAVPFAGLYRLVDFALSNLVNAGVLRIAVLTQYKSHSLDRHITTTWRMSSLLGNYVTPVPAQQRLGPQWYTGSANAIHQSLNLIHDEKPDLVAVFGADHVYRMDPRQMIKQHLDGGAGATVAGIRVPRGEASAFGVIKTAGDGRQVEAFLEKPSDPPGLPDAPDESFVSMGNYVFSTEVLIDALHADAADEFSKHDMGGDIMPMMVEQGRAQVYDFQSNQVPGTHAENSGYWRDVGTLDSYYDSHMDLCAVVPAFDLYNSAWPILTHIPPHPPAKFVHDDGDRVGRAVNSVISNGVIISGALVRESVLSPGVRVEEHATVDRSVILDNTVIGAHALVRNAIVDKNVVIPAGAQVGVDKEHDRARGFVISDGGVTVVGKGQRVTA; from the coding sequence ATGGCCGATCCGAAAATCCTCGGTCTGGTCCTGGCCGGAGGCGAAGGCAAACGGCTGTCCCCACTGACACTCGACCGAGCCAAGCCCGCGGTGCCGTTCGCCGGACTGTACCGACTCGTCGACTTCGCGCTCTCGAATCTGGTCAACGCCGGCGTACTGCGGATCGCCGTCCTCACGCAGTACAAGAGCCACAGCCTCGATCGCCACATCACCACGACGTGGCGAATGAGCAGCCTGCTCGGCAACTACGTGACTCCCGTACCCGCCCAACAGCGTCTGGGCCCGCAGTGGTACACGGGTTCGGCCAACGCCATCCACCAGTCACTGAACCTCATTCACGACGAAAAGCCCGATCTCGTTGCGGTTTTCGGCGCCGATCACGTGTACCGCATGGACCCGCGGCAGATGATCAAGCAGCACCTCGACGGTGGCGCCGGCGCCACCGTCGCCGGAATCCGGGTGCCGCGTGGCGAGGCGAGTGCCTTCGGCGTGATCAAAACCGCGGGCGACGGACGGCAGGTCGAGGCGTTCCTGGAGAAACCCAGCGACCCGCCGGGCCTACCCGACGCCCCCGACGAATCGTTCGTCTCGATGGGCAACTATGTCTTCTCGACCGAGGTACTCATCGATGCGCTACATGCCGACGCCGCCGACGAGTTCAGCAAGCACGACATGGGTGGCGACATCATGCCGATGATGGTCGAACAGGGCCGCGCCCAGGTCTACGACTTTCAGAGCAACCAGGTCCCGGGCACCCATGCCGAGAACAGCGGTTACTGGCGCGACGTCGGAACGTTGGACTCCTACTACGACTCCCACATGGACCTGTGCGCCGTGGTCCCGGCTTTCGACTTGTACAACAGCGCGTGGCCGATCCTGACGCACATTCCGCCCCACCCACCGGCGAAGTTCGTCCACGATGATGGCGACCGGGTCGGCCGCGCCGTCAACAGCGTCATCTCCAACGGCGTGATCATCTCCGGCGCGCTGGTCCGAGAATCGGTCCTGTCACCTGGTGTTCGCGTCGAGGAGCACGCCACGGTGGACCGCTCGGTGATCCTGGACAACACCGTGATCGGCGCACATGCCTTGGTCCGCAACGCCATTGTCGACAAGAACGTCGTGATTCCGGCCGGCGCCCAGGTCGGCGTCGACAAGGAGCATGACAGGGCACGCGGCTTCGTCATCTCCGACGGCGGGGTGACGGTCGTCGGTAAAGGCCAACGGGTCACCGCATGA
- a CDS encoding WhiB family transcriptional regulator, translating into MPLPAPAIRPVADEWEWQESARCRSMDSSVFFHPDNERGRARRQREQRAKEICRQCPVKAPCAAFALLSGEPYGIWGGVSESERLAALGISDPRAAGNLSTSKRREARRAGLAAASGE; encoded by the coding sequence TTGCCACTGCCCGCACCGGCGATCCGGCCGGTGGCCGACGAATGGGAATGGCAGGAGTCTGCCCGTTGCCGCTCAATGGATTCCAGCGTCTTCTTTCACCCCGACAACGAACGGGGCCGGGCGCGTAGACAACGCGAACAACGCGCCAAAGAGATTTGTCGCCAATGTCCGGTGAAGGCCCCGTGCGCCGCCTTTGCACTGCTGTCCGGCGAGCCGTACGGCATCTGGGGTGGCGTATCTGAATCCGAACGTCTTGCTGCGCTGGGTATTTCAGATCCGCGCGCGGCCGGAAACCTGAGTACGTCGAAGCGCCGGGAGGCCCGACGCGCCGGACTGGCTGCTGCGAGCGGTGAATAG
- a CDS encoding LysR family transcriptional regulator: MVLPEIFMAPSLLARRPFVTCISMIFGMLTTHTERADLNLLTPLVALLEERQVSRAASRIGLSQPAMSRALQRLRRLLDDPLLVRDPDGFRLSARAEDIHRQLTTLIPLLETLLAPAEFDPGASTQPVHIAGSDYAVHTYGPAIARLIRSQSPGTTIRFRSWRPDGIEDQIRRGAVDLGLYGGHTPDDLNATQLVTEHFKCVVSEGHPLAARGAITLEEYLEFGHVVVDVADGVQPDIDYRIAELGRVRRAVVTVPYHTATLPMLHGTDLVATLPGRFVDAWIAGSELRLLPAPAEIATMPYRMIWHPAFELDRRHQWLRECVRSAVTDHE, translated from the coding sequence ATGGTGTTGCCGGAAATCTTCATGGCTCCAAGCCTGCTCGCGCGCCGACCATTTGTCACATGCATATCTATGATATTTGGCATGCTCACGACGCATACCGAGCGGGCAGACTTGAATCTGCTGACACCATTGGTCGCACTGCTCGAGGAACGGCAGGTATCGCGCGCGGCGTCCCGAATCGGGCTCAGCCAACCTGCCATGAGCCGTGCACTGCAGCGGCTGCGCAGACTGCTCGATGACCCGCTGCTGGTTCGTGATCCGGACGGATTCCGGCTGTCGGCCCGTGCCGAGGACATTCACCGCCAGCTCACCACGCTGATACCGCTGCTCGAAACCCTCCTGGCGCCCGCGGAGTTCGATCCCGGCGCGTCAACGCAGCCGGTCCACATCGCCGGGAGTGACTACGCTGTCCACACCTACGGCCCTGCCATCGCACGCTTGATCCGATCGCAGTCACCTGGCACGACAATACGTTTCCGCAGCTGGCGCCCCGACGGGATCGAGGATCAGATCCGCCGTGGCGCGGTCGATCTGGGGCTCTACGGGGGCCACACGCCGGACGATCTGAACGCCACTCAGCTCGTCACCGAGCACTTCAAGTGCGTTGTATCCGAAGGGCATCCGCTGGCGGCGCGAGGCGCGATAACCCTTGAGGAGTATCTCGAGTTCGGCCACGTGGTCGTGGACGTGGCGGATGGGGTGCAGCCCGATATCGATTACCGCATCGCGGAGCTGGGCAGGGTCCGCCGGGCGGTGGTCACGGTGCCGTATCACACCGCGACGCTTCCGATGCTTCATGGAACCGATTTGGTGGCAACACTTCCCGGTCGATTTGTCGACGCTTGGATCGCCGGCTCTGAACTACGCCTGCTGCCCGCGCCGGCCGAGATCGCGACGATGCCCTACCGGATGATCTGGCATCCTGCGTTCGAACTCGATCGTCGCCACCAGTGGCTGCGGGAGTGCGTGCGCAGTGCCGTCACCGACCACGAGTGA
- a CDS encoding NarK/NasA family nitrate transporter — translation MFRSRTIADWDPEDIVAWEAGNKNVARRNLIWSVIAEHIGLSVWTMWSVMVLFMPQSVYGFTAGDKFLLAATATLVGGCLRIPYTMATATFGGRNWTVFSALVLFVPTLGSMWLLAHPGLPLWPYLVCAALAGLGGGNFASSMTNINAFYPQRLKGWALGINAGGGNLGVPAIQVVGLLVIAVAGNRAPHWVCAIYLVLLAVAAIGAAVFMNNLAQHRIDSGAMRAILTEPDTWSIAFLYIGTFGSFIGFSFAFSQVLQINFVAGGQSAAQAALHAAQIAFVGPLLGSVARVYGGKLADRIGGARVTVAAFAGMIVFGALLISVSTYHDHTGGAVDAATLTGFIVGFVALFILSGIGNGSVYKMIPSIFEARSHSVVGSKIDRQNWSRGMSGALIGFAGAIGALGGVGINLALRQSYLSSGSATAAFWVFVTFYIAALTLTWTRYIRTPLPVIEPAQPAEAVGVA, via the coding sequence ATGTTTCGATCTCGAACCATCGCTGACTGGGACCCCGAAGACATCGTTGCCTGGGAGGCCGGTAACAAGAATGTCGCCCGGCGGAACCTGATCTGGTCGGTGATCGCGGAGCACATCGGGCTCTCGGTCTGGACCATGTGGTCGGTCATGGTGTTGTTCATGCCGCAGTCCGTGTACGGCTTCACTGCCGGGGACAAGTTCCTGCTGGCCGCCACCGCGACTCTCGTGGGTGGCTGCCTGCGCATCCCGTACACGATGGCGACCGCGACCTTCGGTGGCCGCAACTGGACCGTCTTCTCCGCGCTCGTGCTCTTCGTTCCGACGCTGGGCAGCATGTGGCTGCTGGCGCATCCGGGGCTTCCGTTGTGGCCGTATCTCGTGTGTGCGGCACTCGCCGGCCTCGGTGGTGGCAACTTCGCGTCGTCGATGACCAACATCAACGCGTTCTACCCGCAGCGACTCAAGGGCTGGGCGCTCGGAATCAACGCCGGTGGAGGCAATCTCGGTGTGCCGGCCATTCAGGTGGTGGGCCTGCTGGTGATCGCCGTCGCGGGTAACCGCGCACCCCACTGGGTGTGCGCGATCTACCTGGTCCTGTTGGCTGTCGCGGCGATCGGTGCCGCCGTGTTCATGAACAACCTTGCGCAGCACCGAATCGACTCCGGGGCGATGCGTGCCATCCTGACCGAGCCGGACACCTGGAGCATCGCTTTCCTGTACATCGGAACGTTCGGCTCGTTCATCGGCTTCTCGTTCGCCTTCAGCCAGGTCCTGCAGATCAACTTCGTCGCCGGTGGCCAGAGTGCCGCGCAGGCGGCGCTGCACGCGGCTCAGATCGCGTTCGTGGGTCCGCTGCTCGGTTCGGTGGCCCGGGTCTACGGCGGGAAGCTCGCCGACCGCATCGGCGGTGCTCGCGTGACCGTGGCAGCCTTCGCCGGCATGATCGTGTTTGGCGCACTGCTGATTTCGGTGTCGACCTACCACGACCACACTGGCGGTGCCGTCGACGCGGCCACCCTGACCGGCTTCATCGTCGGCTTCGTCGCGCTGTTCATCCTGTCGGGTATCGGCAACGGTTCGGTGTACAAGATGATCCCGTCGATCTTCGAGGCCCGCAGCCACTCGGTGGTGGGCAGCAAGATCGACCGGCAGAACTGGTCCCGCGGGATGTCCGGCGCCCTCATCGGCTTCGCCGGTGCCATCGGCGCGCTGGGAGGCGTGGGCATCAACCTGGCGTTGCGGCAGTCCTACCTGTCCAGTGGTTCTGCCACCGCGGCGTTCTGGGTGTTCGTCACCTTCTACATCGCCGCCCTGACGCTGACCTGGACGCGCTACATCCGGACCCCGCTGCCTGTGATCGAACCCGCCCAGCCGGCCGAAGCGGTCGGCGTGGCCTGA
- the narI gene encoding respiratory nitrate reductase subunit gamma, with translation MTNLLWMTLPYIAFTSFVLGHIWRYRTDQFGWTTRSSQIYESRLLRLGSPLFHFGILGVLGGHVVGLLIPESWTSAIGISEHTYHLMAIGMGAPAGFAVIAGAAILLYRRTTVPAVRAATTVSDKLMYLLLVGALVTGMVNTLGNVVSAYNYRETVSPWLRSLFTPHPTPELMSTAPLSFQVHVLIVLTLFGIWPYTRLVHMFSAPVGYLVRPYVVYRSRDPQRASNSRYAKAWVTPQAPPPRSRWV, from the coding sequence ATGACCAACCTCTTGTGGATGACGTTGCCGTACATCGCCTTCACGTCGTTCGTGTTGGGGCACATCTGGCGCTACCGGACCGACCAATTCGGCTGGACCACAAGGTCATCGCAGATCTACGAGAGCCGACTGCTGCGGCTCGGCAGCCCGCTGTTCCACTTCGGCATCCTCGGTGTGCTGGGCGGACACGTAGTCGGCCTGCTCATCCCGGAATCGTGGACTTCGGCGATCGGCATTTCCGAACACACCTATCACCTGATGGCGATCGGGATGGGTGCGCCGGCGGGGTTCGCGGTGATCGCCGGCGCCGCCATCCTGTTGTACCGCCGTACGACGGTGCCCGCCGTGCGCGCTGCCACCACCGTCAGTGACAAGCTCATGTACCTGCTGCTGGTCGGCGCACTGGTCACCGGCATGGTCAACACCCTGGGCAACGTGGTGTCGGCATACAACTACCGCGAGACCGTATCCCCTTGGCTACGGAGTCTTTTCACTCCGCACCCGACGCCCGAATTGATGTCGACAGCGCCCCTGTCCTTTCAGGTGCACGTGCTCATCGTCCTGACGCTGTTCGGCATCTGGCCCTACACGCGGCTGGTGCACATGTTCAGCGCCCCGGTCGGGTACCTGGTGCGGCCGTACGTCGTCTACCGCAGCCGGGACCCGCAGCGCGCCAGCAACAGTCGCTATGCGAAGGCCTGGGTGACGCCGCAGGCGCCGCCTCCTCGCAGTCGCTGGGTCTAG
- the narJ gene encoding nitrate reductase molybdenum cofactor assembly chaperone has translation MKLLSLGRRTATGPDLSEHQQRLVWRITALLLDYPTAETCALTDELAAAAGELPEPIRTHVTDFLWYFCETNATERASRYVETFDMRRRASLHLTYYAYGDTRKRGMALLRFKHAYRQADITIGDEELPDYLPLVLEFAATVDQARGERLLAEHVPVLELLRLSLQDSGSPYADLLAAVLATLPPINTADRRRITELAADGPPEEDVGLEPFGMDPMMMDPAMTGGRR, from the coding sequence ATGAAGCTCCTGTCCCTGGGGCGCCGGACGGCGACCGGTCCGGACCTGTCCGAGCACCAGCAACGGCTGGTATGGCGCATCACGGCCCTGTTGCTCGACTACCCGACCGCCGAAACATGCGCCCTCACCGACGAACTGGCTGCTGCCGCAGGTGAACTGCCGGAGCCGATCCGCACTCACGTGACCGACTTCCTGTGGTACTTCTGCGAGACCAACGCCACCGAGCGCGCCAGCCGGTACGTCGAGACGTTCGACATGCGCCGACGGGCGAGCCTGCACCTGACGTATTACGCCTACGGGGACACCCGCAAGAGAGGGATGGCGCTGCTGCGGTTCAAGCACGCCTATCGGCAGGCGGACATCACCATCGGTGACGAAGAGCTGCCCGACTACCTGCCCCTGGTGCTGGAATTCGCCGCCACCGTCGACCAGGCGCGCGGTGAACGACTCCTGGCCGAGCACGTGCCGGTTCTCGAGCTGTTGCGGCTGTCGTTGCAGGACAGCGGTTCTCCGTATGCCGACCTGCTGGCCGCGGTCCTGGCGACCCTGCCGCCGATCAACACCGCCGATCGCCGGCGCATCACTGAACTCGCCGCCGACGGTCCGCCAGAGGAGGACGTCGGCCTTGAACCGTTCGGCATGGATCCGATGATGATGGATCCCGCCATGACTGGAGGCAGACGATGA